The following coding sequences lie in one bacterium genomic window:
- a CDS encoding PA14 domain-containing protein, with product TKAEGLVSGLNCDYYEGKWEQMPDFSNLKSLKVEKFETVHADSYKGKNDFALRFTGFIKVPEDGAYTFMLGSYHGSQLYIDNQLVVDNNGTHGPVELTGFISLKAGLHPIKVGYFKQGGDSSLKLSWEGPNFLKQVVPTTALFYPGTGK from the coding sequence GACTAAGGCCGAAGGTTTAGTCAGCGGCCTCAATTGTGACTATTACGAAGGCAAATGGGAGCAGATGCCTGACTTTTCGAACCTGAAATCGCTTAAAGTTGAAAAGTTTGAGACGGTTCACGCCGACTCCTACAAAGGTAAAAACGATTTTGCTCTTCGATTTACAGGCTTTATTAAAGTTCCGGAAGATGGAGCTTATACTTTCATGCTTGGCTCCTACCACGGCAGTCAGCTTTATATCGATAATCAGCTAGTGGTTGATAATAACGGTACTCATGGTCCAGTCGAACTTACTGGATTCATTTCACTCAAGGCCGGTCTTCACCCAATTAAGGTGGGATACTTCAAACAGGGCGGCGATTCGAGTCTAAAGCTTTCGTGGGAAGGTCCCAATTTTCTGAAGCAAGTTGTTCCAACAACGGCGCTTTTCTACCCAGGGACGGGTAAATAA